In Neodiprion pinetum isolate iyNeoPine1 chromosome 6, iyNeoPine1.2, whole genome shotgun sequence, one genomic interval encodes:
- the LOC124221629 gene encoding uncharacterized protein, whose amino-acid sequence MFWNIWCERIQNIIAQKGDGSSLSETTAASSSSASTLFLVSSEVELARRLQKRGDHSICRVWAHYGGAGDGLAPSWPQKDLFLGPSHGELGYGYYAPVPVRFAGASLADLRYELIDGSPERRPIKRGCYSWPVGQNFRADKSNQSGGLCDVLFTRDKNFNFTQGIRVDDLWTTEFTEDSADVGNSAPKKLGRHSTAQKIINLAPKISRFGFGIRENCRSGLYLESYDSRKAGDAAQPPHTPSDPYKLVESGVVAWESGDRRKDNEHRRKSFGRHPRRYGLATAAHFLHALGPWSVQPGERDSVQRRRSMSAVGVRRQPIDPELRLPVSRRQLAASISATALDRGRCGAMGATTRGRVVLFWTPEYWYRPRAATAAYRELRQHLELLREFRSQSEREQFAGNRRTFFGRRKRSSLQSDTGVFATNDERAGHILGRIFSSQVVTQPWKRKKNQGGPSRGGATTDQLRRLLKMDFRVSAWDLDSTTIAHQLTLVDRDLFLRIPPVEMEIIVFQGSSKNASNLGAWIAFSHRISCLVASEILAVKKVEFRARLVARLINAAGKSHATGNFQSCRSILAGLQSPPIYRLKATWDHLRAHHATRYQAMEQLSKIYRSPRTQKYRRTWARAELDSPALPYVGDLLARLLGITSDSRPANTPAVKSLVRKELSASSSPDVCDDANLEQPKPCVGFARRIISAAIVRLKNGKAGSLHCNLSGDGGAWNTRQRILARMAYDRWRSYVIELGFIAQNELSLRNMDERQKRVIEVTAWLTECQRSAQNYSYLGHSIAWEFLLKARYREDRDNFFVSLKLEPPASACTDE is encoded by the coding sequence ATGTTTTGGAACATATGGTGCGAGCGAATTCAGAACATAATAGCCCAGAAAGGAGATGGAAGTTCTTTGTCCGAGACCACTGCAGCGAGTTCATCGAGTGCCAGTACCCTCTTCCTTGTGTCTTCAGAAGTCGAGCTCGCTAGAAGGTTGCAGAAACGGGGTGATCACTCGATCTGCCGGGTCTGGGCTCACTACGGTGGCGCGGGCGATGGGCTCGCTCCTTCCTGGCCTCAGAAAGACCTTTTTCTCGGCCCATCCCATGGCGAGTTGGGTTACGGTTACTACGCCCCAGTTCCAGTGCGATTTGCAGGTGCTAGTCTGGCCGACCTCAGGTACGAGTTGATCGACGGATCACCTGAGAGGCGTCCGATAAAAAGGGGCTGCTACAGCTGGCCTGTGGGTCAAAATTTCCGGGCAGATAAGTCGAATCAGTCTGGGGGTCTTTGCGACGTCCTCTTTACTCGAGACAAGAATTTCAACTTCACTCAGGGGATCCGAGTCGACGACCTGTGGACTACTGAGTTCACCGAAGACTCTGCGGACGTAGGAAACTCCGCGCCAAAAAAACTAGGCCGCCACTCAACTGCCCAGAAGATTATCAACCTCGCACCTAAGATCTCAAGGTTCGGATTCGGCATTCGCGAAAATTGCCGCTCTGGTCTTTACTTGGAGTCTTACGACTCGCGTAAGGCAGGAGACGCTGCGCAGCCTCCGCACACGCCTTCGGACCCCTATAAACTAGTCGAAAGCGGTGTCGTCGCGTGGGAGAGCGGCGATCGGCGGAAGGATAATGAGCATCGCCGGAAGTCGTTCGGACGACACCCGAGACGCTACGGGCTGGCGACGGCGGCCCATTTTCTTCACGCTCTTGGCCCATGGTCCGTACAGCCTGGAGAACGCGATTCCGTTCAAAGACGACGGTCCATGAGTGCCGTCGGGGTACGGCGGCAGCCGATAGACCCTGAGCTGCGGTTGCCAGTGTCCAGAAGGCAGCTTGCTGCAAGTATATCTGCAACGGCCCTTGACCGCGGGCGGTGTGGAGCGATGGGAGCGACGACGCGAGGACGCGTCGTGCTCTTCTGGACTCCTGAGTACTGGTACAGGCCTCGGGCGGCGACGGCGGCCTATCGAGAGCTTCGACAGCACCTTGAACTCCTCCGAGAGTTTAGATCCCAGTCTGAGAGAGAGCAGTTTGCTGGTAATCGCAGAACGTTCTTTGGCCGACGGAAGCGCAGCTCGCTACAAAGTGACACTGGTGTTTTTGCGACGAACGATGAGCGAGCCGGTCACATCCTCGGTCGCATATTCTCATCGCAGGTTGTGACGCAGCCATGGAAGCGGAAGAAAAATCAAGGCGGCCCGTCGCGAGGTGGTGCTACCACTGACCAGCTGCGACGCTTGCTGAAAATGGACTTCAGGGTGAGTGCTTGGGACCTGGACAGCACCACGATCGCTCATCAGCTGACCCTTGTTGACAGAGACCTCTTTCTCCGAATTCCGCCGGTGGAGATGGAGATAATCGTATTCCAGGGGTCGTCCAAAAACGCGTCGAACCTCGGTGCCTGGATCGCTTTCAGTCACCGGATCTCCTGCCTTGTTGCCAGCGAGATATTGGCTGTAAAGAAGGTCGAGTTTCGCGCCCGTCTTGTTGCTCGCCTGATAAACGCCGCTGGAAAGTCTCACGCCACCGGAAACTTCCAGTCATGCAGATCCATCCTGGCTGGCCTTCAGAGCCCTCCCATTTATCGGCTCAAGGCCACCTGGGATCATCTCAGGGCTCACCATGCCACGAGGTATCAAGCGATGGAACAATTGTCGAAGATTTATAGGAGCCCTCGAACCCAAAAGTACCGTAGGACTTGGGCAAGGGCTGAGCTCGACTCGCCCGCTTTGCCGTACGTTGGTGACCTCTTAGCGCGGCTGCTGGGCATTACTTCTGATTCTCGTCCTGCCAATACCCCGGCCGTGAAGTCCTTGGTTAGGAAAGAACTGAGTGCCTCGTCTTCCCCAGATGTTTGCGATGACGCCAATCTCGAGCAACCTAAGCCTTGCGTCGGATTCGCCCGACGAATTATTTCCGCAGCTATTGTAAGACTTAAGAATGGCAAGGCAGGTTCGCTCCATTGTAATTTGTCCGGCGATGGTGGGGCTTGGAACACCAGGCAACGAATTCTGGCTAGAATGGCCTACGATCGATGGCGCAGCTACGTCATTGAACTCGGATTTATCGCACAGAATGAGTTAAGCCTGAGAAACATGGATGAACGACAGAAACGTGTGATCGAGGTCACTGCCTGGCTGACCGAGTGCCAGAGATCGGCGCAAAATTATTCATATCTCGGGCATTCAATAGCCTGGGAGTTTTTGCTCAAGGCTCGATACAGGGAGGATagagacaatttttttgtcagttTAAAACTCGAGCCACCCGCGTCTGCATGCACGGATGAGTAA